One window from the genome of Nicotiana sylvestris chromosome 9, ASM39365v2, whole genome shotgun sequence encodes:
- the LOC104230197 gene encoding U3 small nucleolar RNA-associated protein 21 homolog — protein sequence MGIFEPFRAIGYITTNVPFSVQRLGTETFVTVSVGKAFQVYNCAKLNLVLVGPQLPKKIRALASYRDYTFAAYGSDIAVVKRAHQVATWSGHSAKVNHLLLFGEHVLSVDVEGNIFIWQFKGIDKNPAPIGHIKLDDKFSPSCIMHPDTYLNKVMVGSQEGALQLWNISTKKKIYEFKGWGSSITCCVSSPALDVIAVGCADGKIHVHNIRYDEEVATFSHSTRGAVNALSFSTDGQPLLASGGSSGVISIWNLEKRRLHSVIREAHDSSIVSLQFFANEPVLMSSSADNSMKMWIFDTSDGDPRLLRFRSGHSAPPLCIKFYANGRHILSAGQDRAFRLFSVVQDQQSRELSQRHVSKRAKKLKLKEEEIKLKPVIAFDVAEIRERDWCNVVTCHMDTPRAYVWRLQNFVLGEHILTPCPENPTPVKACAISACGNFAVLGTAGGWIERFNLQSGISRGNYIDLLEGKSAAHNGEVIGIACDATNTIMISAGYHGDVKIWDFKGRDLKYKWDVGCSLVKIVFHRSNGLLATVADDLVIRLFDVIAQRMVRKFEGHIDRITDMCFSEDGKWLLTSSMDGTLRIWDIILARQIDAVQVDLSITALSLSPNMDILATSHVDQNGVYLWVNQAMFSGAASFASYGSGQEIVNVNMPSVSSAKDGENNDKKTIVKQSESSDTSQFLYSGHQIPDLVTLSLLPKSQWQSLINLDIIKARNKPIEPPKKPERAPFFLPSIPSLSGEILFKPSEGANEENNTRNAELEKNSRKTDLPASKFLQILQSCAEKENFSTFTDYIKSLSPSTLDMELRMLQIIDDDDEQEPEKRQELQFIELLVDYFIHEVSCRNNFEYIQALIRLFLKIHGETIRRQSKLQDKARKLLEVQSAVWQKVDKLFQSARCMVTFLSNSQF from the exons GTCCTCAATTGCCAAAGAAGATTCGAGCTCTCGCTTCTTATCGTGATTATACTTTTGCTGCCTATGGGAGTGATATTGCAGTTGTTAAGCGTGCTCATCAG GTGGCTACTTGGAGTGGCCATAGTGCTAAGGTCAATCACTTGCTTCTTTTTGGTGAACACGTCCTAAGTGTTGATGTTGAAGGCAATATCTTCATATGGCAGTTTAAAGGTATAGACAAGAATCCTGCTCCGATCGGACACATAAAGCTAGATGATAAATTCTCTCCTAGCTGCATAATGCATCCAGACACTTATTTAAATAAG GTTATGGTAGGAAGTCAAGAAGGTGCTTTGCAACTCTGGAATATAAGCACAAAGAAGAAAATTTATGAGTTCAAGGGATGGGGATCTTCTATTACTTGTTGTGTTTCATCTCCAGCACTAGATGTTATTGCTGTTGGATGTGCGGATGGAAAGATTCATGTTCATAACATTCGTTATGATGAAGAGGTAGCTACATTTAGCCACTCTACAAGAGGTGCTGTTAATGCCTTGTCATTCAGCACTGATGGGCAGCCGCTTCTAGCTTCTGGAGGCTCATCTGGTGTTATAAGCATATGGAATCTTGAGAAGAGAAGGCTGCACTCTGTCATCAGGGAGGCCCATGACTCCTCCATAGTTTCACTTCAGTTCTTTGCTAATGAGCCTGTCCTCATGAGTTCATCCGCAGACAATTCAATGAAAATGTGGATCTTCGATACAAGTGATGGGGACCCTCGTTTACTACGGTTTAGAAGTGGTCACAGTGCTCCTCCTCTATGTATCAAGTTCTACGCAAATGGACGTCACATCTTGTCTGCTGGTCAAGATCGAGCGTTTCGTCTTTTTTCTGTTGTTCAGGATCAACAAAGTAGAGAACTTTCCCAGCGACATGTGTCTAAAAGAGCaaagaagcttaagttgaaagaggaGGAGATAAAATTGAAGCCTGTTATTGCATTTGATGTTGCTGAAATCAGGGAACGTGATTGGTGCAATGTGGTTACATGTCACATGGACACCCCACGGGCTTATGTATGGAGGCTTCAGAATTTTGTTCTCGGTGAACATATCTTAACTCCATGCCCTGAAAATCCAACTCCAGTCAAGGCCTGTGCTATTAGTGCTTGTGGCAATTTTGCTGTACTAGGGACTGCCGGCGGTTGGATTGAGCGATTTAATCTGCAGTCAGGAATCAGCCGTGGCAATTATATTGATCTGTTGGAAGGTAAAAGTGCTGCTCACAATGGGGAAGTAATTGGCATAGCTTGTGATGCAACAAATACCATCATGATAAGCGCTGGATACCATGGTGATGTAAAAATTTGGGACTTCAAAGGACGTGATTTGAAATATAAATGGGACGTTGGGTGTTCCTTAGTTAAGATTGTGTTCCACCGTTCTAATGGTCTTTTGGCTACTGTGGCAGATGACTTAGTTATCCGTCTATTTGATGTTATTGCACAGAGGATGGTTCGTAAATTTGAGGGTCACATTGACCGTATCACTGATATGTGTTTTAGCGAGGATGGGAAATGGCTTTTGACATCCAGTATGGATGGGACTCTCAGAATTTGGGATATAATTTTAGCTAGGCAGATAGATGCAGTACAGGTTGATCTGTCTATCACTGCATTATCTTTATCGCCTAATATGGATATCTTGGCCACATCTCATGTTGACCAAAATGGCGTCTACCTGTGGGTCAATCAAGCGATGTTCTCTGGAGCTGCCAGCTTTGCATCATACGGAAGTGGACAAGAAATAGTCAATGTTAATATGCCGTCAGTTTCTTCTGCAAAAGATGGTGAAAACAATGATAAGAAAACTATTGTTAAGCAATCGGAGTCCTCTGATACTTCCCAGTTTTTATATTCAGGTCATCAAATTCCAGATTTGGTCACTCTTTCACTATTGCCTAAGAGTCAATGGCAGAGCTTGATCAACCTGGATATAATAAAGGCCCGCAACAAACCCATTGAGCCTCCAAAGAAACCTGAAAGAGCACCTTTCTTCTTGCCTTCAATACCATCTCTGTCCGGTGAGATATTATTTAAACCAAGCGAAGGTGCTAATGAGGAGAATAATACACGAAATGCCGAATTGGAAAAGAACAGTAGGAAAACTGATCTTCCAGCATCCAAATTCTTGCAAATTCTTCAGTCATGTGCGGAGAAAGAGAATT TTTCAACATTCACTGATTATATCAAAAGCTTGTCGCCTTCAACATTGGATATGGAGCTCCGAATGCTTCAGATAATAGATGACGACGACGAGCAGGAGCCTGAGAAGAGACAAGAATTGCAATTTATTGAGCTGCTAGTGGATTACTTTATTCATGAGGTTTCATGCAGAAACAATTTTGAGTACATACAGGCTCTGATTAGATTGTTTTTGAAG ATTCATGGTGAAACAATTCGGCGCCAATCAAAATTGCAGGATAAGGCAAGAAAGCTTTTAGAAGTTCAATCTGCAGTTTGGCAAAAAGTAGATAAATTGTTCCAAAGCGCCAGATGCATGGTCACATTTCTTAGCAACTCTCAATTTTGA